Proteins encoded together in one candidate division KSB1 bacterium window:
- a CDS encoding type II toxin-antitoxin system Phd/YefM family antitoxin — MKTIQAGKFKAQCLALLDAVAQTNEPLVITKHGKPVAK, encoded by the coding sequence ATGAAAACAATCCAAGCTGGAAAATTTAAGGCGCAATGTCTTGCCCTGCTTGATGCCGTCGCACAGACCAATGAGCCACTGGTCATCACCAAACATGGCAAGCCTGTTGCGAAATT